Proteins encoded together in one Arachis ipaensis cultivar K30076 unplaced genomic scaffold, Araip1.1 Aipa541, whole genome shotgun sequence window:
- the LOC110268597 gene encoding uncharacterized protein LOC110268597 isoform X2 translates to MPDEMLQLNSALINAFMTELEPDSPIIQIRPGSGSIFLGLLTKFSWLLLAVLHRVITECGTQDLDEKLGSVCEERLLLVHERDLDNSNLSGHLGYCLGTGETVAIKKVLQDKNLKRFKISGKSKKVLWRLGILVG, encoded by the exons ATGCCCGATGAAATGCTTCAACTAAATTCTGCCCTTATCAATGCTTTTATGACAGAACTGGAACCTGATTCTCCGATTATCCAG ATTCGACCTGGTTCTGGTAGTATTTTTCTGGGGCTGCTGACAAAATTCAGCTG GCTCTTGCTAGCTGTTCTTCATAGGGTGATTACAGAATGTGGGACTCAGGACTTGGATGAAA AGCTTGGTTCAGTTTGTGAAGAAAGGTTACTCTTAGTCCATGAAAG GGATCTTGATAACTCTAATCTATCTGGACATTTG GGGTATTGCTTGGGGACTGGTGAAACTGTGGCTATAAAGAAGGTTCTTCAAGACAAGAATTTGAAGAGGTTTAAAATCAGTGGAAAGTCAAAGAAAGTTCTTTGGAGACTAGGAATTCTGGTGGGTTAA
- the LOC110268597 gene encoding uncharacterized protein LOC110268597 isoform X1, with the protein MPDEMLQLNSALINAFMTELEPDSPIIQIRPGSGSIFLGLLTKFSWLLLAVLHRVITECGTQDLDESMPLALSLASLLQELGSVCEERLLLVHERDLDNSNLSGHLGYCLGTGETVAIKKVLQDKNLKRFKISGKSKKVLWRLGILVG; encoded by the exons ATGCCCGATGAAATGCTTCAACTAAATTCTGCCCTTATCAATGCTTTTATGACAGAACTGGAACCTGATTCTCCGATTATCCAG ATTCGACCTGGTTCTGGTAGTATTTTTCTGGGGCTGCTGACAAAATTCAGCTG GCTCTTGCTAGCTGTTCTTCATAGGGTGATTACAGAATGTGGGACTCAGGACTTGGATGAAAGCATGCCTCTTGCACTTTCTTTAGCTTCTTTATTACAAG AGCTTGGTTCAGTTTGTGAAGAAAGGTTACTCTTAGTCCATGAAAG GGATCTTGATAACTCTAATCTATCTGGACATTTG GGGTATTGCTTGGGGACTGGTGAAACTGTGGCTATAAAGAAGGTTCTTCAAGACAAGAATTTGAAGAGGTTTAAAATCAGTGGAAAGTCAAAGAAAGTTCTTTGGAGACTAGGAATTCTGGTGGGTTAA
- the LOC110268597 gene encoding uncharacterized protein LOC110268597 isoform X3: MPDEMLQLNSALINAFMTELEPDSPIIQIRPGSGSIFLGLLTKFSWLLLAVLHRVITECGTQDLDESMPLALSLASLLQELGSVCEERLLLVHERDLDNSNLSGHLVSKLGKLKHFIISI, encoded by the exons ATGCCCGATGAAATGCTTCAACTAAATTCTGCCCTTATCAATGCTTTTATGACAGAACTGGAACCTGATTCTCCGATTATCCAG ATTCGACCTGGTTCTGGTAGTATTTTTCTGGGGCTGCTGACAAAATTCAGCTG GCTCTTGCTAGCTGTTCTTCATAGGGTGATTACAGAATGTGGGACTCAGGACTTGGATGAAAGCATGCCTCTTGCACTTTCTTTAGCTTCTTTATTACAAG AGCTTGGTTCAGTTTGTGAAGAAAGGTTACTCTTAGTCCATGAAAG GGATCTTGATAACTCTAATCTATCTGGACATTTGGTATCTAAACTTGGGAAGCTTAAGCATTTTATAATATCTATAT AA